One window of Atribacter laminatus genomic DNA carries:
- a CDS encoding IS4 family transposase: MNKCSSVFGQILQIFNRYEFERMVRKTQSEKGSKGFSSWDQFVAMLFCQLGQAHSLREICGGLATCLGKIKHLGVKGAPHRSTLAYANEHRPWELYQNMFYALLEKCQPLQKGKKKFRFKNQLLSLDASTIELCSTLFDWARFRQTKGAVKLHLLLDHEGYLPVFALITEGCVHEVNVARELTFPKGSILAIDRGYTDYALFAHWTDTGVYFVTRQKDNASYRIIEERTVPHHRNILHDEIITFTGYYAKQHYPGPVRRIEVDDRDNNRVIVLLTNHLEFGATTIARIYKDRWQIETFFKTIKQNLKIKTFVGTSQNALFIQIWTALITILLLKYLQFQSTRAWSLSTLVALLRYNLFTYRDLWTWINHPFEVPVIVPNVTVIPIPFQ, from the coding sequence ATGAATAAGTGTAGCAGTGTTTTTGGTCAAATTCTACAAATATTTAACCGGTATGAATTTGAAAGAATGGTCAGGAAAACCCAATCTGAAAAAGGAAGCAAGGGTTTTAGTTCCTGGGATCAATTCGTTGCCATGTTGTTCTGTCAATTAGGTCAAGCCCATTCCCTCCGAGAGATCTGTGGAGGACTGGCGACGTGCCTGGGAAAAATAAAACACTTAGGAGTGAAAGGAGCTCCCCACCGGTCAACACTGGCTTATGCCAACGAACATCGACCCTGGGAGCTCTATCAAAACATGTTCTATGCTTTGTTAGAAAAGTGCCAACCCCTCCAGAAGGGAAAGAAAAAGTTCCGCTTCAAGAATCAGCTCTTGAGCTTGGATGCTTCAACCATTGAGCTGTGTAGCACTCTGTTTGACTGGGCTCGGTTTCGGCAAACCAAAGGAGCCGTGAAGCTTCATTTGCTTTTAGACCATGAAGGCTATCTTCCGGTCTTTGCCCTCATCACCGAAGGATGCGTTCATGAGGTCAATGTTGCCCGAGAGCTTACCTTCCCCAAAGGTTCAATCTTAGCCATTGATCGAGGTTATACTGACTATGCCCTCTTTGCCCACTGGACCGACACTGGGGTTTATTTCGTCACCAGACAGAAAGACAATGCCAGTTACCGGATCATTGAAGAACGAACCGTCCCCCACCACCGTAACATCCTTCACGATGAGATCATTACTTTTACTGGCTATTATGCCAAGCAACACTATCCTGGTCCTGTGCGACGAATCGAAGTGGATGACCGCGACAATAACCGAGTGATCGTTCTTCTGACCAACCACCTAGAATTTGGAGCCACCACCATTGCCCGTATTTACAAGGACCGCTGGCAGATTGAAACCTTCTTTAAGACCATCAAGCAAAACTTAAAGATCAAGACCTTTGTAGGAACCAGCCAGAATGCTCTCTTCATTCAGATTTGGACAGCACTCATCACCATCCTCCTTTTGAAGTATCTCCAGTTCCAATCAACCCGTGCCTGGTCGCTTTCAACCCTAGTCGCTTTGCTTCGTTACAATCTCTTTACCTATCGGGATTTGTGGACCTGGATCAACCATCCCTTTGAGGTTCCAGTGATTGTTCCAAATGTAACGGTGATTCCTATCCCCTTTCAATAA
- the lpxA gene encoding acyl-ACP--UDP-N-acetylglucosamine O-acyltransferase produces the protein MNRDARAIIEEGAIIAEDVKVGPYSIIGKDVTIGEGTSIGSGVILEGKVHIGSKCIIGHHVVIGTPPQDLSYQSEETEVWIGDETVIREFSTIHRATGKGNETRIGRKCYIMSYCHIAHNCRLGNEVTMANNASLAGYVEVNDMATLSGFVGVHQFVRIGKLSMLGGLSKIVMDVPPFTLADGHPARLFGLNVVGLRRHGYSKAERDQIKKIYSIIFERHGNLPELLEAIQRDFTGEYVAEIINFFSQGRRGITRFIQEKRLNDVY, from the coding sequence ATGAATAGAGATGCAAGAGCGATTATTGAAGAAGGAGCGATTATTGCTGAAGATGTTAAGGTTGGACCTTATTCAATCATTGGGAAGGACGTAACCATTGGTGAGGGGACATCGATTGGGAGTGGAGTTATTTTGGAAGGAAAGGTGCATATTGGATCGAAGTGTATTATAGGACATCATGTTGTAATCGGCACACCTCCCCAAGACCTCTCCTATCAAAGCGAGGAAACTGAGGTATGGATAGGGGATGAAACGGTTATTCGTGAATTTTCTACAATACATCGAGCGACGGGAAAGGGGAATGAAACCCGAATCGGAAGAAAGTGCTATATTATGTCATATTGTCACATAGCCCACAATTGCCGATTAGGAAATGAGGTAACCATGGCAAACAACGCTTCGTTAGCCGGGTACGTAGAAGTGAACGATATGGCGACTTTAAGCGGATTTGTGGGAGTTCACCAGTTTGTAAGAATTGGTAAGCTTTCTATGTTGGGCGGTTTATCGAAAATTGTCATGGATGTCCCCCCATTTACTCTTGCTGACGGACACCCAGCTCGTCTTTTTGGCCTTAATGTTGTTGGATTGAGAAGACACGGGTACTCAAAAGCGGAAAGAGATCAGATAAAAAAGATCTATTCAATAATATTTGAAAGACATGGAAATCTACCAGAACTTCTCGAAGCCATCCAAAGGGATTTTACCGGCGAATATGTTGCAGAAATAATAAACTTTTTTTCTCAAGGTCGACGAGGAATCACCCGATTTATTCAAGAGAAACGGCTGAACGATGTTTATTAA
- a CDS encoding DUF4416 family protein codes for MGTIKKPNPVKFFIAVLFENISVLESIIPQLEKEFGPIQWKSPIIDFTHTNYYQKIGEKLKRIFLVFQKLIDPEDLASHKVLTNQLESQTGDTHVARRINLDPGYFDGGKIILATTKNFSHRVYIGKGIYAEATIRWEKGDFRPFEYTYPDYASKEYRPSLIQIRKLYREDLSRASINESVQRSLPNI; via the coding sequence ATGGGAACTATCAAAAAACCAAATCCAGTCAAATTTTTTATTGCTGTCCTTTTTGAAAACATTTCAGTTCTTGAGTCAATAATTCCTCAGTTAGAAAAAGAATTTGGTCCAATCCAGTGGAAAAGCCCAATTATCGATTTTACCCACACCAATTACTATCAAAAAATTGGTGAGAAACTAAAAAGGATTTTTCTGGTCTTTCAAAAACTTATTGATCCAGAGGATTTAGCCAGTCATAAAGTATTAACCAATCAGCTTGAGTCCCAAACCGGAGATACCCATGTAGCCAGAAGGATTAATCTCGACCCTGGTTATTTTGACGGGGGTAAAATCATCCTGGCTACCACCAAAAACTTTTCTCATCGTGTATATATAGGAAAGGGAATCTATGCTGAAGCAACCATCCGATGGGAAAAAGGAGATTTTCGACCTTTCGAATACACCTATCCCGATTATGCCAGCAAAGAATACCGACCTTCTCTCATCCAAATTCGGAAACTCTACAGAGAAGATCTATCTCGAGCTTCTATCAATGAGTCAGTTCAAAGATCCCTCCCAAATATTTGA
- a CDS encoding phenylacetate--CoA ligase family protein: protein MKTTYWDEYYELIPRHKLEKIQLNRLKRVLIRAYHNLPYYQQKIDQAGIDINDVQSLHDLQHLPFTTKQDLRNVYPFGAIAEPLKNIVRIHSSSGTTGTATVVGYTRNDIEIWSQLLARTLCGCGVTEQDTIQVAFGYGLFTGGLGVHYGAEKLGATVVPMSSGNTLRQIQILKDFRISVLCCTPSYALYLSETAKENQIEWSQTSFRLGIFGAEPWSEEMRIEIEKKLPIRAFDIYGLSEVIGPGVAFECEFHQGLHISEDCFIPEIVDIHTGKSLPPGEIGELVFTTLTKEGTPVIRYRTGDISSLKYDECQCGRTMARMERVTSRTDDMLIIRGVNVYPSQIESVILSFDGIEPYYQILISRENYLDKVEVEVEVSSEIFSDEIKVLENLRKKIEEKIKSELNLSCSIKLIKPKSITRSEGKAKRVIDLRKKEGFS from the coding sequence GTGAAAACGACGTATTGGGACGAATATTACGAGTTGATACCACGTCATAAGCTTGAAAAAATTCAATTAAATCGTTTAAAAAGAGTTTTAATTCGTGCTTATCACAATCTTCCCTATTATCAACAAAAAATTGATCAAGCCGGTATTGATATTAATGATGTTCAATCACTTCATGACCTTCAACACCTTCCTTTCACGACGAAACAGGACTTAAGGAATGTTTATCCATTTGGCGCCATTGCTGAACCTTTAAAAAATATTGTTCGGATCCATTCATCTTCTGGTACCACTGGAACAGCAACGGTGGTTGGATACACCCGTAATGATATTGAAATCTGGTCTCAATTATTAGCCCGTACTCTTTGTGGATGCGGTGTTACCGAACAAGACACCATTCAAGTGGCTTTTGGATATGGTTTATTTACCGGAGGATTAGGAGTTCACTATGGAGCAGAAAAATTAGGCGCCACTGTTGTACCCATGTCTAGCGGGAATACTCTTCGTCAAATTCAAATATTAAAAGATTTCCGGATTTCAGTTTTATGTTGTACTCCATCTTATGCTCTTTATCTTTCAGAAACAGCCAAAGAAAACCAAATTGAATGGTCGCAAACTTCCTTTCGCTTGGGAATATTCGGTGCCGAACCTTGGTCTGAAGAGATGAGAATCGAAATTGAAAAAAAACTGCCAATTCGTGCTTTTGACATTTATGGATTAAGTGAAGTCATTGGCCCGGGAGTGGCATTCGAGTGTGAATTTCATCAAGGTCTTCATATTTCAGAAGATTGTTTTATACCGGAAATTGTTGACATTCACACTGGGAAGTCCTTACCTCCTGGTGAAATTGGTGAATTGGTTTTCACCACCCTAACCAAAGAAGGAACACCGGTAATCCGATATCGGACTGGTGACATTTCTTCTCTCAAATATGATGAATGCCAATGTGGTCGAACCATGGCGAGAATGGAACGGGTCACATCACGAACCGATGACATGCTTATAATCCGTGGAGTAAATGTTTACCCATCACAAATCGAAAGTGTCATCTTGAGTTTTGATGGAATTGAACCCTATTATCAAATTTTAATAAGCCGAGAAAATTATTTAGACAAAGTTGAAGTTGAGGTTGAAGTCTCATCAGAAATTTTTTCAGATGAAATTAAAGTTCTTGAAAACCTCAGAAAAAAAATTGAAGAGAAAATTAAATCTGAGCTGAATCTTTCCTGCTCGATAAAACTCATTAAGCCCAAAAGCATCACTCGTTCTGAGGGTAAAGCAAAGCGGGTTATCGACCTGCGGAAAAAAGAGGGATTCTCATGA
- a CDS encoding NAD(P)-dependent alcohol dehydrogenase, whose translation MSQQMKAAVMKGIKKVEIENIPIPKPKEDEVLVRIKSVGVCGSDVHYFIEGRIGDYIVKPPFILGHECSGEVVEIGAGVKDLKPGDRVTMEPGIPCGKCENCRVGRYNLCPDVIFWATPPIDGAFCEYVTHPAGFTYPIADQVSFEEAALVEPLSVGMYATRRARVEPGQTALVLGSGTIGLVTIESLLARGITKVIAVDVVDMRLQKAKELGAFHTINSQKEDVVKTVQDLTGNKGVHVVFETAGSVATTQMTAEVTKRGGRVVLIGLPSQSEFNFNIIKTIDKELNIIGIFRYANAYPGCVDLLNSGRVDLKSLITHRFPLEKSQEALLFAHEHKAESIKVVVNM comes from the coding sequence ATGTCTCAACAAATGAAAGCTGCAGTGATGAAAGGAATAAAAAAAGTTGAAATTGAAAATATCCCCATTCCAAAACCAAAAGAGGATGAAGTTTTAGTTCGAATAAAAAGCGTTGGGGTCTGTGGCTCGGATGTCCATTATTTTATCGAAGGTCGGATTGGGGACTATATTGTTAAGCCTCCCTTTATATTAGGTCACGAGTGTTCTGGCGAAGTTGTCGAAATTGGTGCTGGAGTTAAAGATTTAAAGCCCGGTGATCGAGTAACAATGGAACCAGGTATTCCCTGCGGCAAATGTGAAAATTGTCGTGTTGGCCGTTACAATCTTTGTCCAGATGTGATTTTTTGGGCAACACCTCCCATTGATGGAGCATTTTGCGAATATGTTACTCATCCTGCTGGTTTTACTTACCCAATTGCTGACCAGGTTTCTTTTGAAGAAGCGGCTCTGGTTGAACCTCTTTCGGTCGGTATGTACGCTACTCGTAGAGCACGAGTTGAACCGGGGCAAACCGCGTTAGTTTTAGGAAGTGGTACCATCGGTTTGGTAACCATTGAATCACTTTTAGCAAGAGGGATAACGAAAGTAATTGCAGTTGATGTTGTTGATATGAGATTGCAAAAAGCAAAAGAACTAGGAGCATTTCACACCATTAATTCTCAAAAAGAAGATGTCGTGAAGACCGTACAAGATCTCACCGGCAATAAAGGAGTTCATGTCGTTTTTGAGACAGCAGGAAGTGTTGCGACGACTCAAATGACCGCTGAAGTGACGAAAAGAGGAGGAAGGGTTGTTTTAATTGGTCTTCCTTCCCAATCTGAATTTAATTTTAACATCATTAAAACCATCGATAAAGAACTGAATATAATAGGAATTTTCCGTTATGCGAATGCCTATCCCGGTTGTGTTGATTTGCTCAATTCAGGACGAGTGGATTTAAAATCATTGATTACCCATCGCTTTCCTTTAGAAAAATCTCAGGAAGCATTACTTTTTGCCCATGAACATAAAGCTGAATCAATTAAAGTTGTGGTCAATATGTAA
- a CDS encoding LpxI family protein has product MFIKKLLLVAGEGSIPAIVYQNAREKNIDVNWVGFRFLNYNQSEVPHHLMDEFSINTLLQFMRTYQTNYLCLSGKIPRSCLFQENLIHNDLKQFINQLSSFRDDQVLNAIFQELKQQGIQFISPVEFLRGHLTPLGNLTRRVPNENEWEDIHYGLEIAKYLADNEIGQTLVIKRKAILAVEAAEGTNEAIKRGALIGKGNVVVIKVARTQQNFLIDVPTIGAQTIQTLGYHGGGIIAIEHEKTLLIQRDEVVETANELEVGVVGVSIANP; this is encoded by the coding sequence ATGTTTATTAAAAAGCTTTTGTTAGTAGCCGGGGAGGGATCGATTCCAGCAATAGTTTATCAAAATGCTCGGGAAAAGAATATCGATGTCAATTGGGTTGGGTTTCGATTTCTCAACTATAATCAGTCGGAAGTACCCCATCATCTCATGGATGAATTTTCCATAAATACTCTCCTCCAATTTATGAGAACCTATCAAACCAACTATTTATGCTTGTCGGGTAAAATTCCTCGATCTTGTTTATTTCAGGAAAATTTGATTCATAACGATCTGAAGCAATTCATTAATCAACTCTCAAGTTTTCGTGATGATCAAGTTTTAAATGCGATTTTTCAAGAGTTAAAGCAACAAGGCATACAATTCATTTCCCCCGTTGAATTTCTGAGAGGACATTTAACCCCGTTAGGGAATTTAACCCGTCGAGTTCCGAATGAAAATGAATGGGAGGATATCCATTACGGTTTAGAAATTGCGAAATATTTAGCCGATAATGAAATAGGGCAAACTTTAGTTATAAAAAGAAAGGCAATATTGGCAGTTGAGGCTGCTGAAGGGACGAATGAAGCCATTAAAAGGGGAGCTTTGATTGGGAAAGGAAACGTTGTTGTGATTAAGGTGGCGAGGACCCAGCAAAATTTTTTAATCGATGTTCCAACGATAGGAGCTCAAACCATTCAGACTTTGGGTTACCATGGTGGAGGAATAATTGCTATCGAACACGAAAAGACTCTTCTTATCCAGCGAGACGAAGTTGTGGAAACAGCTAATGAACTCGAAGTTGGTGTGGTAGGCGTATCAATAGCAAACCCATGA
- a CDS encoding ABC transporter ATP-binding protein, whose amino-acid sequence MIKGKSLFRLLNYLKPYGGLVAGALIMGILGAGISLIFPWLVKIIIDRVLIQKDLLLLLFITFGIVFIFFIKGLTSYIQNLWVSKAGFRVITKLRSELYQHIYSLSASFFQENPTGDIISRMTNDVTNIQNLFSHTFMNIFMDLLILIGSIGVCFYINWKLTTLSIVVFPLVGLSIDYLGKKIRGASHLLQSKTAVLTQLIERTVSGIKIIQSYVSGHYEVEKFEKENELNFYLAMKQAKAKALLTPLVELVSSVGLTIMIWFGGREVVFGKLTPGGLVAFLGYIATAAAPLSHISNGIQSLQQSLASAERIFEILDTAPRIQDLPESVPIHSVNQEINLKDIYFSYGGEVILKNFSLQIPKGEKIGIVGPSGAGKTTLLNLLLRFYDPDQGRIEVDGVDIRKIKMSSLRQQIGVVLQDSLVLGGTVRENILYGNLNASMDEVIDAAQRAHAHEFIVRLENSYDTDLGDLGKRLSGGQKQRIAIARALLKNPPILVLDEATSSLDPESEDYILDTIHNHIGKDKIVILIAHSLRMVKDLDRIVLIKDGEIQDIGAHQELLKNSSYYYQIFGRDL is encoded by the coding sequence ATGATAAAAGGGAAAAGTCTCTTTAGGCTACTCAACTACCTCAAACCTTACGGTGGGTTGGTGGCTGGAGCGCTCATTATGGGAATCTTAGGAGCAGGTATAAGCCTCATTTTTCCCTGGCTGGTAAAGATTATTATTGATCGAGTTCTTATTCAAAAGGACCTGTTATTATTATTATTCATAACTTTTGGAATTGTTTTTATATTTTTTATTAAAGGACTCACTTCTTATATTCAGAATCTTTGGGTTTCCAAAGCTGGTTTTCGTGTTATTACCAAGCTCCGTTCTGAATTATATCAACACATTTATTCTCTATCGGCATCGTTTTTTCAAGAAAACCCAACCGGGGACATTATTTCCCGTATGACCAATGATGTAACGAATATACAAAACCTATTTTCTCATACTTTTATGAATATTTTTATGGACCTTCTCATTCTGATTGGTTCAATTGGAGTATGTTTTTACATTAACTGGAAACTCACCACTCTTTCCATTGTGGTTTTTCCCTTGGTAGGATTGAGCATAGATTATTTGGGAAAAAAAATACGAGGTGCCTCACATCTTTTACAGTCGAAAACTGCAGTCTTAACCCAACTCATTGAAAGAACGGTTTCGGGTATTAAAATAATTCAATCTTATGTCAGCGGCCATTATGAGGTAGAAAAATTCGAAAAAGAGAATGAACTGAATTTTTATTTGGCAATGAAACAAGCCAAGGCTAAAGCCCTTTTAACTCCTTTGGTTGAATTGGTTTCATCGGTTGGTTTAACTATAATGATCTGGTTTGGAGGACGAGAAGTCGTATTTGGAAAACTTACCCCGGGAGGATTGGTGGCTTTTTTGGGGTATATTGCGACAGCAGCAGCTCCTCTTTCTCATATTTCCAATGGTATTCAAAGCTTGCAGCAAAGTTTAGCATCAGCTGAAAGAATATTTGAAATTCTTGATACTGCTCCCCGAATTCAGGACCTTCCCGAATCGGTACCTATTCATAGTGTTAATCAGGAGATCAATTTAAAAGATATCTATTTTTCTTATGGAGGAGAAGTGATATTAAAAAATTTTTCTCTCCAAATTCCCAAGGGAGAAAAGATTGGAATTGTTGGCCCTAGCGGCGCGGGGAAAACCACCCTCCTTAATCTTCTTCTTCGATTTTATGACCCCGATCAAGGAAGAATTGAAGTTGATGGTGTTGATATTCGAAAAATTAAAATGTCGTCCCTTCGTCAACAAATAGGTGTGGTTCTTCAAGATTCATTGGTTCTCGGTGGAACAGTTCGAGAAAATATTCTCTATGGAAACTTGAATGCCTCAATGGATGAAGTAATTGATGCAGCTCAACGGGCGCACGCCCATGAGTTTATTGTCCGTTTGGAAAACAGCTACGATACTGACCTGGGTGATTTGGGGAAGAGACTTTCGGGTGGACAAAAACAACGAATTGCCATTGCTCGGGCTCTCTTAAAAAATCCACCTATCCTGGTTTTAGATGAAGCGACTTCCAGCCTTGATCCAGAATCTGAAGATTATATTTTGGATACTATTCACAACCACATCGGAAAGGATAAAATCGTTATTCTGATTGCTCATTCTTTAAGAATGGTTAAAGATTTAGATCGAATCGTTTTGATCAAAGACGGAGAGATTCAGGATATAGGAGCCCATCAAGAGCTGCTTAAAAATAGTTCTTATTATTATCAAATATTTGGGAGGGATCTTTGA
- a CDS encoding ferritin family protein, whose product MAMQFSADEVLEMAVELERRGIAFYENLSKKTSDQKSREIFIFLSEEEKKHLEYFQNTKDDLNTQIDFVPDTMDETVNYLGSLIENGVLGKVLQGIDLTQGDNSVEKALEVGMQVEKESVRFYESMEVMIPENKKEWLKKVVQEEKKHYAILLGIKKELGR is encoded by the coding sequence ATGGCCATGCAATTTTCTGCGGATGAGGTATTAGAAATGGCTGTTGAGTTAGAAAGGAGAGGAATAGCTTTCTATGAAAACCTTTCCAAGAAAACTTCTGATCAAAAATCAAGAGAAATATTTATTTTTTTAAGTGAAGAAGAAAAAAAGCATTTGGAATACTTTCAAAATACCAAGGATGACTTAAATACTCAAATTGATTTTGTTCCCGACACCATGGATGAAACAGTTAACTACCTTGGATCATTGATTGAAAATGGTGTGCTTGGAAAAGTATTACAGGGTATCGATCTAACTCAAGGTGATAACAGTGTGGAAAAAGCATTAGAAGTTGGTATGCAGGTTGAAAAGGAAAGTGTACGTTTTTATGAAAGCATGGAAGTCATGATTCCAGAAAATAAAAAAGAATGGTTGAAGAAGGTTGTTCAGGAGGAGAAAAAACATTATGCGATTTTATTGGGAATAAAAAAAGAACTTGGTAGATAA
- the lpxB gene encoding lipid-A-disaccharide synthase — MKPKKSIFISTGEISGDFYAGEIIKRLKERCDLEVFALGGESVVQAGANLIYDTTAIATFGFLELLTTLRQWKAVWDKTAKILKGISPSVVILIDNPGFNLRIIRLCHQIGIPVIYFIPPQVWVWNQRRATLLSQYADWIFTIFPWEDNYFKGGQAQVKWVGHPVALKIPLFDSIDSNKTNKKIVFLPGSRKKEINEYLKILKKALVGFINRHPDYDFFLVLASEHYKNMVEKQLSGLPINLKTREDLYQVLQGSSLSVSCSGTITLEVAMMGIPQIIVYRLSNLTYFLARLFLKKRFIGLPNILLNREVCPELIQKDFNSENLSQAMERLINDSPGDSSTQKNAQEIRKILTHGDTYSQVVEVIENYL; from the coding sequence ATGAAACCGAAAAAATCTATTTTTATTTCAACCGGAGAGATATCAGGCGACTTTTACGCTGGTGAAATTATTAAACGCCTCAAGGAAAGATGTGATTTGGAGGTGTTTGCGCTTGGAGGAGAGAGTGTTGTTCAAGCTGGTGCCAACTTAATTTATGACACGACTGCTATTGCTACTTTTGGTTTTTTAGAGCTACTTACAACCTTACGTCAGTGGAAAGCGGTCTGGGATAAGACAGCAAAAATTCTCAAGGGCATTTCTCCATCAGTGGTTATTCTTATAGATAACCCGGGTTTTAACCTTAGAATTATTCGCTTATGTCACCAAATTGGCATTCCAGTCATTTATTTTATACCTCCACAAGTATGGGTTTGGAATCAACGGAGAGCAACTCTACTTTCTCAATATGCAGATTGGATTTTTACTATTTTTCCTTGGGAGGATAATTATTTTAAGGGCGGTCAAGCTCAAGTAAAATGGGTTGGCCATCCAGTCGCATTAAAAATTCCTCTTTTTGATTCTATTGATTCAAATAAGACCAACAAGAAAATAGTTTTTCTGCCAGGGAGTCGGAAAAAGGAAATTAATGAATATCTAAAAATATTAAAAAAAGCCTTGGTTGGTTTTATCAATCGGCATCCCGATTACGATTTTTTTCTGGTATTAGCCAGTGAACATTACAAAAATATGGTTGAAAAGCAATTATCGGGATTACCAATAAACCTAAAGACTAGAGAGGACTTATACCAGGTTTTGCAAGGAAGTTCACTCAGCGTAAGTTGTTCTGGTACAATAACCTTGGAAGTCGCCATGATGGGAATACCACAGATTATTGTCTATCGATTGTCAAATTTGACCTATTTTTTAGCACGGTTATTTTTAAAAAAGAGGTTTATTGGTTTACCAAATATCCTCCTGAATAGGGAAGTTTGTCCCGAGTTGATTCAGAAGGATTTTAATAGTGAAAATCTATCTCAAGCTATGGAAAGACTCATTAATGATAGTCCAGGAGACAGTTCTACGCAAAAAAATGCTCAAGAAATCAGGAAGATTTTAACTCACGGGGATACCTACTCTCAAGTTGTTGAGGTGATTGAAAATTATCTTTGA
- a CDS encoding ACT domain-containing protein gives MKQISVFLENKPGSLHAVLTKLKEWNINLRALSLADTADFGVLRFIVEKPEQLVEQLRKENFTATLTEILVVGVDDRPGGLSQIVEVLTLNSISIEYLYAFVSPEGQKAYVVMRVEDVQRASNILREAQASLLDDINI, from the coding sequence ATGAAACAAATATCGGTTTTTTTAGAAAATAAACCAGGAAGTCTTCATGCGGTTTTAACCAAGCTGAAAGAATGGAATATCAATCTCCGCGCTTTATCATTAGCTGATACTGCGGATTTTGGAGTACTCCGCTTTATCGTTGAAAAACCAGAGCAACTGGTTGAGCAACTTCGCAAAGAAAACTTTACTGCCACTCTCACAGAAATATTGGTAGTCGGTGTTGATGATCGACCTGGAGGACTTTCTCAAATCGTTGAAGTGCTCACTTTAAATTCCATCTCCATTGAGTATCTCTATGCTTTTGTTTCTCCCGAAGGTCAAAAAGCCTATGTGGTGATGAGGGTTGAAGATGTCCAACGTGCTTCAAACATTTTGCGAGAAGCACAGGCATCCTTACTCGATGATATTAACATTTAA
- a CDS encoding DJ-1/PfpI/YhbO family deglycase/protease, which produces MNNRRIMIFIENLYQELELWYPLLRLKEEGIETKLVGTGSSDLYSGRNGFPAKPETTASSITSRDFDGIIIPGGFAPDYLRRYPAIINLVKETFQQGKLIGALCHGPSVLISADVVRGKRITGNRAIRDDIVNAGGEYVDYQTVVDGNILTAQGPNDLPVFMKEVMSFFSQSKPRLKNPFPEGFLYDTHLEKMSFSMIVKETPTVLLFFDSIASPIAQKALVDCNRLSESINQLGGKFLAVSMDSIYVQKDYATKMELIYPLFSDVSGDTIRAFGVKGRNGLAEWAIFMIDKNGILRYSENCPSGDIENLPGYKRHLENLFNY; this is translated from the coding sequence TTGAATAATCGGAGGATAATGATTTTTATTGAGAATTTATATCAAGAATTGGAACTCTGGTACCCTTTACTTCGGCTCAAAGAAGAGGGAATAGAGACCAAGTTAGTAGGTACAGGATCATCCGATTTATATTCCGGAAGAAATGGTTTTCCAGCAAAACCCGAGACAACCGCTTCTTCGATAACATCACGAGATTTTGATGGAATAATTATTCCGGGAGGGTTTGCCCCCGACTATTTACGACGTTATCCAGCAATTATAAATTTAGTAAAAGAGACTTTTCAACAGGGAAAACTAATTGGGGCACTTTGCCATGGACCAAGTGTTTTAATTTCTGCAGATGTTGTTCGGGGGAAAAGAATTACTGGGAATCGAGCTATTCGTGATGATATTGTGAATGCTGGTGGTGAATATGTCGATTATCAAACTGTGGTTGATGGGAACATTCTTACCGCTCAAGGGCCCAATGATTTGCCAGTTTTTATGAAAGAAGTTATGAGTTTTTTCTCACAATCCAAACCTCGTTTAAAAAATCCATTCCCAGAAGGTTTTCTTTATGATACTCACTTAGAAAAAATGAGTTTTTCTATGATAGTGAAAGAAACACCGACAGTTCTTCTTTTTTTTGATTCAATTGCTAGCCCCATTGCCCAGAAAGCTTTAGTTGATTGCAATCGTCTATCGGAATCAATTAACCAACTTGGTGGAAAATTCCTTGCCGTTAGTATGGATAGTATTTATGTTCAGAAAGATTATGCCACTAAAATGGAGCTGATATACCCTTTATTTAGCGACGTAAGCGGTGATACCATTCGTGCTTTTGGAGTGAAAGGAAGGAATGGCTTGGCAGAATGGGCAATTTTCATGATCGATAAAAATGGAATTCTTCGTTATTCTGAAAATTGTCCCAGTGGTGATATCGAGAATTTGCCAGGTTATAAAAGACATTTAGAAAACTTATTTAATTATTAA